From the Fusobacterium perfoetens ATCC 29250 genome, one window contains:
- a CDS encoding sulfite exporter TauE/SafE family protein, which produces MDFNLNIFIFLSISCFLAAFIDAIAGGGGVISLPAYILSGMPMHYALGSNKFAVTFGCLGSSLKYILSGKINLKVLKYPIIVSFIGGILGAKSATLIKEDILEYIVIFLLIFTLIYTLLNKNLGVKNEFIEITKKINFLGTAWSLILGFYSGFFGPGSGGLMMLMFIKIYKYDFVTASGNAKIISFTSTFAGLLSFIYLGKIDYLYSVPMGIFMFLGGQLGAKYAITKGVRFVKIIFLIICFFTIISMGISIFIK; this is translated from the coding sequence ATGGATTTTAATTTAAATATTTTTATTTTTCTAAGTATTTCATGCTTTTTAGCTGCTTTTATAGATGCTATAGCAGGAGGGGGAGGAGTTATAAGTTTACCAGCTTATATATTATCAGGAATGCCAATGCATTATGCTTTAGGTTCAAATAAATTTGCTGTAACTTTTGGTTGTTTAGGGAGTAGTCTAAAATATATATTATCAGGAAAAATTAATCTTAAAGTTTTAAAATATCCTATAATAGTTTCTTTTATTGGGGGAATATTAGGAGCTAAAAGTGCAACATTAATAAAAGAAGATATTTTAGAATATATTGTAATATTTTTATTAATCTTTACATTAATTTATACTTTATTAAATAAAAACTTAGGGGTAAAAAATGAGTTTATAGAAATTACTAAAAAAATAAATTTTTTAGGAACAGCATGGTCTCTTATATTAGGATTTTATTCTGGATTTTTTGGTCCTGGAAGTGGTGGATTAATGATGCTTATGTTTATAAAAATTTATAAGTATGATTTTGTTACTGCTTCGGGAAATGCTAAAATTATTAGTTTTACATCTACATTTGCTGGGTTATTATCATTTATATATTTAGGAAAAATAGATTATTTATATTCTGTTCCAATGGGAATATTTATGTTTTTAGGAGGACAACTAGGAGCAAAATATGCTATAACAAAAGGAGTAAGATTTGTAAAAATAATTTTTTTAATAATTTGTTTTTTTACAATAATAAGTATGGGTATTAGTATTTTTATAAAATAA